TGAGAGCGCGATGCCGAAATGCGCTTGGACGACGGGCGCGAAGACAGCGATGCCGGCGGCGAGCAGCGCGACGCCCACCAGTGCGCCCAGCAGCGTCACGACGCAACCCTCGATGAGGAGCATCAGGAAGATGTCGCCGGCTCCGGCACCGAGGCTGCGCAGGATCGCGAGTTCCCGCCGGCGCTCGTTCAAGCCCGCCAAAAGTGTCGCGGCCAGCCCGGAAAGCCCCACCACGACGACCAGGGCCGAGACGGCGAGGAGGCTTTTTTCGACCATGCCGATCGTTTGCCACAGCTCGTCGAGCGCCACCCCAGGCATCACGGCCAAGAGCGGCTCGCCGCGATAGCCGTTGATCCAGCGCTGCACGCGGAAGACCTCGGCGCGGTTTTTCAAGCCCACCAGCGCGGCGGTGATCTCCTTCGGCGCGAGATCGAATTTCTTCACGTATTCGGCCGGGATCGACAAACCCGGCAAGGGTGCACCACCCGCCCAGTCGAGATGGATCGCGCTGATCGCTTCAAGGCCGACATGGATGCTGCGATCGACCGGCGTGCCGGTCGGCGCGAGGATGCCGACGACTTTGAAGGGTTTGTCGCCATGCTCCGGCCCGAATTCGGCCATGCCGTGTGACAGCGTGATGCGATCGCCGAGCCGGTAGCCGAGCGCGCGGGCGATTTCGCTGCCGAGCACGGCTTCGAAGACGTCGGCAAACGGCTTGCCGGCGGCAAAGGCCAGCGGCTTACGGTCGGCATAGCGGAAATGTTCGAAGTAAGCGGCCGTCGTGCCGACGACCGGAAAGCCGCGATGGCCATCGCCGAGCGAGATCGGCACCGCCCAGGCGACGGCCGGGTGAGCGGCGATGGCCGTAAAGCTTTCCCAGCGGATGTCGTTGGTCGCCGCGCCCGAATGGAACACCGCATAGAGCATCAACTGCACGCCCCCGGTGCGCGCGCCGACCACCAGATCGACGCCGGAGATCGATTGCGAAAAGCTCGCGCGCGCATCGAGTCGCACGCGCTCGACGGCGAGCAGCACGGCCGAGGAAAGGGCAATCGCAAACAGCGCGATGGCGAGCGTGAGCC
This genomic interval from Sulfuricystis multivorans contains the following:
- a CDS encoding ABC transporter permease; amino-acid sequence: MKAIVRLALQSAWARRLTLAIALFAIALSSAVLLAVERVRLDARASFSQSISGVDLVVGARTGGVQLMLYAVFHSGAATNDIRWESFTAIAAHPAVAWAVPISLGDGHRGFPVVGTTAAYFEHFRYADRKPLAFAAGKPFADVFEAVLGSEIARALGYRLGDRITLSHGMAEFGPEHGDKPFKVVGILAPTGTPVDRSIHVGLEAISAIHLDWAGGAPLPGLSIPAEYVKKFDLAPKEITAALVGLKNRAEVFRVQRWINGYRGEPLLAVMPGVALDELWQTIGMVEKSLLAVSALVVVVGLSGLAATLLAGLNERRRELAILRSLGAGAGDIFLMLLIEGCVVTLLGALVGVALLAAGIAVFAPVVQAHFGIALSLRLPAASEWWLFAAILATGLTASLAPGWRAWRMSLADGLTPRN